A single region of the Vibrio cyclitrophicus genome encodes:
- a CDS encoding GntR family transcriptional regulator, protein MKLAKAYQRSRIISAKFKVETILMINIGQINNLEVVKQADFGVFLDASDYGTVLLPKRFTPEGVEIGQKLDVFLYIDSDNQIAATTEKPIAQVGQFGLMTVEGVNSTGAFMSWGVKGKDLLVPFSEQRGRLNEGQSILVYVYIDKASSRIVGTTKFNKWLDNTPATYKQNEQVDLIIAERSQLGYKAIVNGEHWGMIFPSDIIGKLFIGKTLKGYIKNVREEDGKIDLSLQKIGVAKMDDLSTKVLDLLEKKGGYLPLNDKSSPEAIFCAFRTSKGTFKKTIGGLYKSGKITIDKEGISLVK, encoded by the coding sequence ATGAAACTAGCGAAAGCATATCAGAGATCACGTATAATCTCCGCCAAATTTAAAGTAGAGACAATCTTGATGATTAATATTGGTCAAATAAACAACTTAGAAGTAGTAAAACAAGCAGACTTCGGTGTATTCCTTGACGCGAGCGACTATGGAACCGTGTTGCTGCCGAAACGATTTACTCCTGAAGGTGTTGAAATTGGTCAAAAGCTAGATGTTTTCTTATACATTGATTCTGACAACCAGATCGCTGCAACCACTGAAAAACCAATTGCTCAAGTAGGCCAGTTTGGTTTGATGACGGTTGAAGGTGTTAACAGCACTGGTGCATTCATGAGTTGGGGCGTAAAAGGTAAAGACCTTCTTGTTCCTTTCAGCGAGCAGCGCGGCCGTTTAAACGAAGGCCAGTCAATTTTAGTATATGTGTATATCGATAAAGCATCGAGCCGTATCGTTGGTACAACGAAGTTCAATAAATGGTTAGACAACACGCCAGCAACTTATAAGCAAAATGAGCAAGTCGATCTCATTATCGCAGAGAGAAGCCAACTGGGTTACAAAGCGATTGTGAACGGTGAACACTGGGGTATGATTTTCCCATCTGACATCATCGGTAAGCTGTTCATTGGCAAAACACTGAAAGGCTACATTAAAAACGTTCGTGAAGAAGACGGTAAGATTGATTTATCTCTTCAGAAAATTGGCGTAGCTAAGATGGATGACCTAAGCACTAAGGTTCTTGACCTGCTTGAGAAGAAAGGCGGTTACCTGCCTTTGAATGATAAGTCTTCTCCTGAAGCTATTTTCTGTGCATTCAGAACCAGCAAAGGTACGTTCAAAAAGACAATTGGTGGTTTGTACAAATCTGGCAAGATCACTATCGATAAAGAAGGTATCAGCTTAGTTAAATAA